In Sphingomonas sp. BGYR3, the genomic stretch GCTGCTGTTCGTGTCGGGGCTGGAAAATATGTGGCTGGCGGTCGGCCTGATCGGCCTGGCACTGGCGGGGCATCAGGCGTTTTCGTCGAACCTGCTCGCCGTTCCGCCGGACATGTTTCCGAAACGCGCGGTGGGATCGGTCATCGGCCTTGGCGGCTTTGCCGGCGGGGTGGGCGGCATGATCATGGCCAAATCCACCGGCCTTGTCCTCGATGCCACGGACGGCAATTACACGGTGATCTTTGCCTGCTGCACCGTCGTCTATTTCCTGGCGGTCGGGATGATCCACCTGCTTTCCCCGCGACTTGCGCCGGTACGGATCGGCTGACCGCTTCGCGTGCCCGCGCCATTCATGCTAGGGGATGGCGCGGGAGGCGCTGATGTTCCAACTGTCCGATTACGAAACCGGGGCCGAATTCGACGGGGAATATGCGGATGCGCTAAAGGCGCTGCAGGACCGGCTCGAACGGATTCAGGTCGCGCACATCCTGCACAAGCGAAAGGCGATCGTCGCGATCGAGGGGTGGGACGCCGCCGGCAAGGGCGGGATCATTAAGGCGCTGACCGCCAACCTCGACCCGCGCTGGTTCGAAGTGCACCCCATTGCCGCCCCCACGCCGTTGGAACAGGGCCGGCATTTCCTCTATCGCTTCTGGACGCGGGTGCCGGGGCCGGGCCACATCCATGTCTTCGACCGCACCTGGTATGGCCGCGTGCTGGTGGAGCGCGTCGAACGTTATGCGACCGAGGCCGAATGGCAGCGCGGCTATGACGAAATCAACGAGTTCGAGGCGCAACAGACCGATTGCGGCACCACGCTGGTCAAGCTGTTCGTCCACATCACCCAGGCGAAACAGGACAAGGAATTTGCCGAGCGGCTGGACGATCCGTGGAAACGCTGGAAAACCGGTCCCGATGACTATCGCAACCGCGCCCGCCGCCCCGAATATATCGAGGCGATCCACGACATGTTCGCCCGCACGCACAGCCGCTGGGCACCCTGGACGGTGATCGACGGCAACAACCGCAAGGCAGGCCGCATCGCCGCGCTGACCGCGATCGCGGACCGGCTGGAGGCGAATGTGCCGATGGACCCGCCGCCCGTCGATCCGGGGTTCGAGGCGATGGCCCGTGCAGCGCTGACCGGAAAGGGCGCATGACGATGCAGGATATCGTGCGCGATTTCGTGATGGTCGATGTGTTCGCCAACGGCCCGTTCACCGGCAACCCGCTGCCCGTCCTGCGGCTGGAACGAGATGCCGACACCGCGACGCTTCAGGCCATTACCCGCTGGTTCAACCTGTCCGAAACCGCGTTCCTGTTGCCGCCCGATGATCCGGCGGCGGATTACCGGGTGCGCATTTTCACGCTGGACCGCGAATTGCCCTTTGCCGGGCATCCGACGCTGGGCGCCTGTCACGCGTGGACCGCGATGGGCGGCACGCCAAAGTCGGCGGGGCGCATCGTTCAGCAGTGCGGCATCGGCCTGGTTGAGCTGGCGCAATTCGGCGACACCATCGGCTTTGCCGCGCCGCCGCTGATCCGGTCCGGCCCGGTCGATGGCGATGTGCTGGCCCGGGCGCTGGCGATCCTGCGCCTCGATGCGGAACAGGTGGAGGCGGCGGCATGGGCCGATAACGGCCCCGGCTGGCTGGGCTTGATCCTGCGCGATGCGGATGCCGTGCTGGCGGTCGATCCGGTGCGGGCGCTGGGCATGCGGGCGGAATTCGGCCTGATCGGGCGGCACGCGCCCGGTGGCCCGGCGGACTGGGAAATCCGTACCCTGTTCACCGACGCGGCCGGTATGCTGATCGAGGATCCCGTCACGGGCAGCTTCAATGCCGCCGCCGCCTTGTGGCTGAAACAGGCAGGCCATGTATCGGGGGATTATGTCGCGCGCCAAGGGACGGCCATTGGCCGCGATGGCCGGATCTTCGTCCGCTATGCCGGGGATGTCACCTGGATCTGCGGCCGGGCCGTGACCTGTTTCGACGGCCGGGTGGTCGCCGCGATCTGAACTGAAGCGAGGGGGCAGGGGGCAGGGGCGGCCGGGCAACACCGGCCGCCCCCCCTTTTCATTACGCCAGCGCGGGCGCGGACTTCAGCTGGGATACGAACTCGCCATCCTCGCCCATCGTCCACAATTCGCCGTCGGTGATCGCGAAATAGGCGCCGTGCAGCTTCAGCGTGCCGGCCTCGACCCGCGACTTGACGAAGGGAAAGGTCATCAGGTTGGCCAGCGACGTGCGAACCGTCTCCAGCTCCATTTCGCGGCCCAGGTCCGGGCTGTCGCCGAACTTCGCCTTCACCTTTTCCCGTGCGCCGTCCAGCAGGCTGACCCAGTCATGGACGAACCCGCCATCGCCGCGTTCGGCATCATGGAACATCTCGGTCAGCGCGGCGTGCGCACCGCCGCACTTGCCATGGCCGATCACGACGATTTCCTCGACGCCCAGTTTGGTGACAGCGAATTCCAGCGCGGCCGACACGCCGTGATGGCCCGGCGTCGTCTCGTACGGCGGGACCAGGTTGGCGACGTTGCGCACGACAAAGATTTCGCCGGGCAGGGTGTCGAAAATCTGCGAAGGCTCCACGCGGCTGTCGGCGCAACCGATCACCATCACCTTCGGCGCCTGGCCGTCCTTCAGCTGCGCCCAGCGTTCATGCTGGCGGCGGTAATCCGCCGTGCGAAACCGTTGATATCCGTCGAGCAGGTCGTTGAAATAGGTCATCCGGGCTCCCTTCATCGTTGCGATGTTTCAGCCCCCCACGTCGGACTATAACTCATCGAATGAAAGGGCGGAATGTCATAGCGTGCATCTATGACTGCAATGGATGCAACCGATGCACCTGTTGTGCTGGCGGGCGGCCATCGCTATTTCGCGCAGCATGAACGATCCGACGCCCGTGGCCCGCCCGATTCCGCCTGCTGTCGAGCCGCGTCAGCGCAAACCCGACTGGATCCGGGTCAAGGCGCCAACCTCGCCCGGCTATGCCGAAACGCGCAAGCTGATGCGCGACCTCAACCTCGCCACGGTGTGCGAGGAGGCAGCGTGCCCGAACATCGGTGAATGTTGGACCAAAAAGCACGCGACGGTGATGATCCTGGGCGATGTGTGCACCCGCGCCTGCGCGTTCTGCAACGTCAAGACCGGGATGCCGCGCAAGGTCGATCCGCTTGAGCCGGAACATGTCGCGGTTGCGGCGGCCAAGATGGGGCTTGAACATATCGTCATCACCTCGGTCGACCGCGACGACCTGCCCGATGGCGGCGCCAGCCAGTTCGTCAAGGTGATCGAGGCGCTGCGCCGGAACACGCCGAACACCACCATCGAAATCCTGACCCCCGATTTCCGGAACAAGGCAGAGGCCGCGATCGAGGCGATCGTCGCCGCGCGGCCGGACGTCTATAACCACAATCTGGAAACGGTCCCGCGGCTCTATCCGACGATCCGGCCGGGCGCGCGTTATTATGCCTCGCTGCGCCTCCTCGAAACAGTCAAGCGCCTCGATCCCTCGATCTTCACCAAATCGGGCGTCATGCTCGGCCTGGGAGAGGAACGGATGGAGGTGCATCAGGTGATGGACGACATGCGGTCCGCCGACATCGATTTCCTGACCATGGGCCAGTATCTTCAGCCGACGCCGCGCCATGCCAAGGTGATGGATTTCGTGACGCCGCAGGCGTTCGACGCCTATGCCTCCATCGCGCGGGCCAAGGGGTTCCTGCTCGTCGCTTCCTCGCCGCTCACCCGCTCCAGCTATCATGCCGGCGACGATTTCGCCCGGCTGCGCGCCGCGCGGGAGGCTCGGCTGGCCCGCGGCTGACCGGATGCCAAAGCACACCGAAACCCGCGCCTTGCCCTATACCCCCGATCAGATGTTCACGCTGGTCGCGGATGTCGGCCGCTATGCGGAATTTCTGCCCTGGGTCAGCGCGATCCGCGTGCGATCAGACAGCGATACCGAAATGGTCGCTGACATGATCGTGGGGTTCAAGGGGCTGCGCGAAACCTTCACCTCGCGGGTGAAAAAGGTGCGGCCCGACAGCGTCCATGTCGATTATGTCGATGGGCCGCTGAAATATCTCCACAATGACTGGCGCTTCCGCCCCGATGGACAGGGCGGCTGCCTTGTCGATTTCACCGTGGATTTTCAGTTCAAGAACCGCGTATTCGAAATGCTGGCGGGCCAGGTGTTCGACCGG encodes the following:
- the lipA gene encoding lipoyl synthase, encoding MNDPTPVARPIPPAVEPRQRKPDWIRVKAPTSPGYAETRKLMRDLNLATVCEEAACPNIGECWTKKHATVMILGDVCTRACAFCNVKTGMPRKVDPLEPEHVAVAAAKMGLEHIVITSVDRDDLPDGGASQFVKVIEALRRNTPNTTIEILTPDFRNKAEAAIEAIVAARPDVYNHNLETVPRLYPTIRPGARYYASLRLLETVKRLDPSIFTKSGVMLGLGEERMEVHQVMDDMRSADIDFLTMGQYLQPTPRHAKVMDFVTPQAFDAYASIARAKGFLLVASSPLTRSSYHAGDDFARLRAAREARLARG
- a CDS encoding PhzF family phenazine biosynthesis protein, with protein sequence MTMQDIVRDFVMVDVFANGPFTGNPLPVLRLERDADTATLQAITRWFNLSETAFLLPPDDPAADYRVRIFTLDRELPFAGHPTLGACHAWTAMGGTPKSAGRIVQQCGIGLVELAQFGDTIGFAAPPLIRSGPVDGDVLARALAILRLDAEQVEAAAWADNGPGWLGLILRDADAVLAVDPVRALGMRAEFGLIGRHAPGGPADWEIRTLFTDAAGMLIEDPVTGSFNAAAALWLKQAGHVSGDYVARQGTAIGRDGRIFVRYAGDVTWICGRAVTCFDGRVVAAI
- a CDS encoding carbonic anhydrase, which gives rise to MTYFNDLLDGYQRFRTADYRRQHERWAQLKDGQAPKVMVIGCADSRVEPSQIFDTLPGEIFVVRNVANLVPPYETTPGHHGVSAALEFAVTKLGVEEIVVIGHGKCGGAHAALTEMFHDAERGDGGFVHDWVSLLDGAREKVKAKFGDSPDLGREMELETVRTSLANLMTFPFVKSRVEAGTLKLHGAYFAITDGELWTMGEDGEFVSQLKSAPALA
- a CDS encoding polyphosphate kinase, with the protein product MMFQLSDYETGAEFDGEYADALKALQDRLERIQVAHILHKRKAIVAIEGWDAAGKGGIIKALTANLDPRWFEVHPIAAPTPLEQGRHFLYRFWTRVPGPGHIHVFDRTWYGRVLVERVERYATEAEWQRGYDEINEFEAQQTDCGTTLVKLFVHITQAKQDKEFAERLDDPWKRWKTGPDDYRNRARRPEYIEAIHDMFARTHSRWAPWTVIDGNNRKAGRIAALTAIADRLEANVPMDPPPVDPGFEAMARAALTGKGA
- a CDS encoding type II toxin-antitoxin system RatA family toxin, with the translated sequence MPKHTETRALPYTPDQMFTLVADVGRYAEFLPWVSAIRVRSDSDTEMVADMIVGFKGLRETFTSRVKKVRPDSVHVDYVDGPLKYLHNDWRFRPDGQGGCLVDFTVDFQFKNRVFEMLAGQVFDRALRKMIGAFEERAAALYGAGSTPGGINSSSAHNAA